In Microbacterium laevaniformans, a single window of DNA contains:
- a CDS encoding IS30 family transposase: protein MVRRQQAADRAVRPKLRSPGHPKFQKPVEAAFWGEIAKGLLAEEAAGVVGVAPAVGARWFRHAGGMAPFDIAQQSSGRYLSFAEREEIAILKEKGKGVREIARAMGRDAGTISRELRRNAATRGGKLEYRASVAQWKADMTAKRPKVAKLVANPRLRAYVEERLSGKITRPDGTIVTGPQPPRFTGRGKPHRKDRAWSWAWSPEQISHRLKIDFPDDESMRISPEAIYQSLYIEGRGALKRELVWNLRTGRALRVPRERSRRKTWAHVTPETLISERPAEADDRAVPGHWEGDLLIGLERSAVGTVVERKTRYTLLVHLPREEGYRHKETPKNGPALAGYGAITMKNALANTMSALPAQLARSLTWDRGKEMSAHAQFRVETGIPVFFADPQSPWQRGTNENTNGLLRQYFPKGTDLSRWSAEDIEAVAFALNTRPRKSLGWMTPAEAFNEQLLLLQQAGVASTG from the coding sequence ATGGTTCGTCGTCAGCAGGCCGCGGACAGGGCTGTTCGTCCGAAGCTCCGCTCGCCGGGGCATCCGAAGTTTCAGAAACCCGTCGAGGCGGCGTTCTGGGGCGAGATCGCGAAAGGGCTGCTCGCTGAGGAAGCCGCGGGGGTTGTCGGCGTGGCGCCCGCGGTCGGCGCAAGATGGTTCCGACACGCTGGCGGCATGGCGCCATTCGACATCGCCCAGCAGTCATCGGGCCGCTACCTCTCGTTCGCTGAGCGCGAGGAGATCGCGATTCTCAAGGAGAAGGGCAAGGGCGTTCGCGAGATCGCTCGCGCCATGGGCCGCGATGCCGGGACGATCTCTCGTGAGCTGCGGCGGAACGCGGCCACGCGGGGCGGGAAGCTGGAGTATCGGGCGTCGGTCGCGCAGTGGAAAGCAGACATGACCGCGAAGCGACCCAAGGTCGCGAAACTCGTCGCGAACCCGCGGCTGCGCGCGTATGTCGAGGAGCGCCTGTCGGGGAAGATCACCCGCCCCGATGGCACGATCGTCACCGGCCCCCAGCCGCCGCGGTTCACCGGGAGAGGCAAGCCGCATCGGAAGGACAGGGCCTGGTCCTGGGCTTGGAGTCCGGAGCAGATCTCACACCGGTTGAAGATCGACTTCCCGGATGATGAGTCCATGCGCATCAGCCCAGAGGCGATCTACCAGTCGCTCTACATCGAGGGCCGCGGCGCGCTCAAGCGCGAACTCGTCTGGAACCTCCGCACGGGCAGGGCGCTACGCGTCCCCCGAGAGCGGTCGCGGCGCAAGACCTGGGCGCATGTCACGCCGGAGACGCTGATCAGCGAGCGACCGGCGGAAGCCGACGATCGCGCCGTCCCCGGGCACTGGGAAGGCGATCTGCTGATCGGGTTGGAGCGCTCGGCGGTCGGCACGGTCGTCGAGCGCAAGACCCGTTACACGCTGCTCGTCCATCTCCCGCGGGAAGAGGGCTATCGGCACAAGGAGACGCCGAAGAACGGGCCGGCGTTGGCCGGCTATGGCGCGATCACGATGAAGAATGCTCTCGCCAACACGATGTCGGCGCTGCCGGCGCAGCTGGCGCGCTCGTTGACCTGGGACCGCGGCAAGGAGATGTCCGCTCACGCGCAGTTCCGCGTCGAAACCGGCATCCCGGTGTTCTTCGCCGATCCGCAGTCGCCCTGGCAGCGCGGTACGAACGAGAACACCAACGGGCTGCTGCGTCAGTACTTCCCGAAGGGCACCGACCTGTCCCGCTGGAGCGCCGAAGACATCGAAGCCGTCGCATTCGCGCTGAACACGCGCCCTCGGAAGTCGCTCGGATGGATGACTCCCGCTGAGGCCTTCAACGAGCAGCTATTGTTGCTCCAACAAGCCGGTGTTGCATCGACTGGTTGA
- a CDS encoding GNAT family N-acetyltransferase, producing the protein MSSSSSAAFHFAERAGIDANVLRDVLDAGPMASVVSRGKAQKLTDDDLAAQAAIADVLKNARLAETAADAAGSAHPLITASRELYESAVADGRGELDMIGVIAVLQARADARAPGPWTLELTPFDDSDADRLRQGQRQELDARYGSGDHEPGAAPSVRGSGVASAVLRKLEEHARPLGARRLVLETGTAQPDAIRFYQREGYAPIPLFGSYAGSDVLVRFGRDLLVPR; encoded by the coding sequence ATCTCGTCGTCGTCGTCGGCTGCCTTTCACTTCGCCGAACGCGCCGGCATCGACGCGAACGTTCTGCGCGACGTGCTCGACGCCGGACCCATGGCGTCGGTCGTATCGCGGGGTAAGGCTCAGAAGCTTACCGACGACGACCTGGCGGCGCAGGCGGCGATCGCCGACGTGCTCAAGAACGCGCGGCTCGCCGAGACGGCGGCAGACGCGGCCGGCTCCGCCCACCCGCTGATCACGGCCAGTCGCGAGCTCTACGAGAGCGCGGTCGCCGACGGCAGGGGAGAGCTCGACATGATCGGCGTCATCGCCGTTCTCCAGGCGCGTGCCGATGCGCGAGCGCCCGGGCCCTGGACTCTCGAGCTCACCCCGTTCGACGACTCCGACGCTGACCGCCTCAGACAGGGCCAGCGCCAGGAGCTCGACGCGCGCTACGGTTCCGGCGATCACGAACCGGGTGCGGCGCCGTCGGTCCGTGGTTCCGGGGTCGCCAGCGCGGTGCTTCGCAAGTTGGAGGAGCACGCTCGTCCCCTCGGTGCCCGACGTCTCGTGCTGGAGACCGGTACGGCTCAGCCCGACGCGATCCGCTTCTACCAGCGCGAGGGATACGCGCCTATCCCGCTGTTCGGTTCGTATGCCGGGTCGGACGTGTTGGTCCGCTTCGGCCGCGACCTCCTCGTCCCGCGCTGA
- a CDS encoding HD domain-containing protein, giving the protein MHLTDFHAPDTLAARGALELARQYQSPAITAHALRSWLWAEAFARIDGIGEVDHELLYVAAVLHDIGTVTAFDNHTVSYEHAGGHVAVALTAGVGWPVERRARALDVIVRHNWPRVDPAMDAEGYLLEVATGLDISGARPEALPEAFRREVLAVYPRGALAAEFGACVLDQAARKPDTAAQRLVDGGVIEKLAENPLERLSI; this is encoded by the coding sequence ATGCACCTCACCGACTTCCACGCACCCGACACCCTGGCTGCGCGCGGAGCGCTCGAACTCGCCCGCCAGTACCAGTCGCCCGCGATCACGGCCCACGCCCTGCGCTCCTGGCTGTGGGCCGAAGCGTTCGCGCGCATCGACGGCATCGGTGAGGTGGACCACGAGCTCCTCTACGTCGCCGCCGTGCTCCACGACATCGGCACCGTCACCGCGTTCGACAACCACACCGTCTCGTACGAGCACGCCGGGGGTCACGTCGCTGTCGCGCTCACGGCCGGGGTGGGGTGGCCGGTGGAGCGTCGCGCCCGCGCGCTCGATGTGATCGTGCGGCACAACTGGCCGCGGGTCGATCCGGCGATGGATGCCGAGGGATACCTCTTGGAGGTCGCGACCGGTCTCGATATCTCGGGTGCCCGGCCGGAGGCGCTTCCCGAAGCGTTTCGCCGTGAGGTGCTCGCGGTCTATCCCCGGGGAGCGCTCGCCGCGGAGTTCGGCGCCTGCGTGCTCGACCAGGCGGCACGCAAGCCCGACACCGCGGCACAACGCCTCGTCGACGGCGGCGTCATCGAAAAGCTCGCGGAAAATCCGCTGGAACGGCTGTCGATCTGA
- the msrB gene encoding peptide-methionine (R)-S-oxide reductase MsrB produces the protein MSKDYHKSPEALSRLTEQQYAVTQDEGTEPPFRNAYWNLHDDGIYVDVVSGQPLFSSNDKFDSGTGWPSFTRPIDPDAVVTTTDRTLWMTRTEVRSSGADSHLGHVFDDGPRAEGGLRYCMNSASLRFVPVDELADQGYGEYLGLFPTPDSPTSEEDAA, from the coding sequence ATGTCGAAGGACTACCACAAGTCGCCCGAGGCGCTCAGCCGCCTCACGGAACAGCAGTACGCCGTGACACAGGACGAGGGCACCGAGCCTCCGTTCCGAAACGCGTACTGGAACCTGCACGACGACGGCATCTACGTTGATGTCGTTTCGGGGCAGCCGTTGTTCTCGTCGAACGACAAGTTCGACAGCGGCACGGGATGGCCGAGCTTCACCCGCCCGATCGATCCGGATGCCGTGGTCACGACCACCGATCGGACGCTCTGGATGACGCGCACCGAGGTGCGCTCCTCCGGCGCGGACAGCCACCTCGGTCACGTCTTCGACGACGGCCCGCGCGCCGAGGGCGGACTGCGCTACTGCATGAACTCGGCGTCGCTGCGCTTCGTGCCCGTCGATGAGCTCGCAGACCAGGGTTACGGTGAGTATCTCGGCCTTTTCCCCACCCCCGACAGCCCCACTTCCGAGGAGGATGCAGCATGA
- the msrA gene encoding peptide-methionine (S)-S-oxide reductase MsrA, whose product MTSGPSDTGAITQPAGTETAILAGGCFWGMEDLIRRQPGVISTRVGYTGGQNDHATYRNHPGHAEAVEIVFDPSATTYRDILAFFFQIHDPSTLNRQGNDIGTSYRSAIFPLTPEQERVARDTIADVDASGLWPAPAVTTIEPLGSFWEAEPEHQDYLLRYPNGYTCHFPRAGWVLPSRADA is encoded by the coding sequence ATGACCAGCGGACCCAGCGACACCGGAGCGATCACCCAGCCGGCCGGCACCGAGACCGCGATTCTCGCGGGCGGCTGCTTCTGGGGAATGGAGGATCTGATCCGTCGCCAGCCCGGAGTGATCAGCACCCGCGTGGGGTACACGGGGGGTCAGAACGACCACGCGACCTACCGCAATCACCCCGGTCACGCCGAGGCGGTCGAGATCGTGTTCGACCCGAGCGCGACCACCTACCGTGACATCCTGGCGTTCTTCTTCCAGATCCACGACCCGTCGACGCTGAACCGCCAGGGCAACGACATCGGTACGAGCTACCGTTCGGCCATCTTCCCCCTCACGCCCGAGCAGGAGCGCGTCGCTCGTGACACCATCGCCGACGTCGACGCCTCCGGCCTGTGGCCGGCTCCCGCCGTCACCACGATCGAGCCCCTTGGATCGTTCTGGGAGGCGGAGCCCGAGCATCAGGACTACCTGCTGCGCTATCCGAACGGCTACACCTGCCACTTCCCGCGAGCGGGCTGGGTGCTGCCGTCCCGCGCTGACGCCTGA